A window from Armatimonas rosea encodes these proteins:
- a CDS encoding HD family phosphohydrolase — translation MKMRWRLPFELQIRSTSPRPRRRTEPRRKAPPAPRVAPVRLLLALGTTAILALLLCIHLLPNRVSVALGSIAKQEVTAPRTARYEDTEATRRLRDEAMNSVEKRYQLIPDALQNIQESVKTVFEAIENPIRDTPDVNDIRRQSGLSVTTATVEALKTQPKALQEKAQEVAGRLVTRTMEGSLRDDTNDLLIARRSLVADPILLDLPENLRAPVAAICSEALTNNKHYDARATQQARDEAESSVQRQMRRIAAGEQVLRPGERVTQAHLDALTALGLRNASLDTTAVLVIVLMVGLIVGFVTIYLRLFHPDLYNDTPRLFLLSILAIVSVMGIKLGSSLLGLPFTGINLSYLGMMCVASAGMVIGLLLSPSVATLIVALLAVTSGVVLNNELRFTLFTLGSSLAGIVSVASMRNRSDVFRAGLAVCGANAILSLLVSQIEHDLPREMLAGALMGIGSGLVALALFYLGVWCLERPFGITTHLRLLELSDPATPILQDFRLAVPGTYAHSLMVGNLAHVAAEAIGADAMLVRVAAYYHDLGKMNRPEFFIENQANAENVHDSISPSLSALVLVNHVKDGLEIAERVGLPPKVREVISQHHGTTLMKYFYHQATGGVPDPTLESQFRYPGPKPQSKEAAILMLADGVEAASRVLSKPTPQRVNEFVARMIEDKRVDGQLDECPLTLRDLKMIQEVFTRTLCATLHARIEYPKDPKTAREHKEQREQKEPKESHDPSGDSRPEPAPEPDPAVGAGRRRRAKTPLGMP, via the coding sequence ATGAAGATGCGCTGGCGTCTGCCCTTTGAGCTACAAATCCGCTCCACCTCCCCCCGCCCCCGTCGCCGCACCGAGCCGCGCCGAAAGGCTCCCCCTGCGCCGCGTGTCGCGCCCGTTCGGCTCCTTCTCGCTCTGGGCACCACCGCGATTCTTGCGCTTTTGCTCTGTATTCACCTCCTCCCCAACCGTGTCTCGGTCGCGCTAGGCTCTATTGCCAAGCAAGAGGTGACGGCACCGCGCACGGCACGCTACGAAGACACGGAGGCGACCCGGCGGCTACGCGACGAGGCGATGAATAGTGTCGAGAAGCGCTACCAGCTCATTCCCGATGCGCTTCAGAATATCCAGGAGTCGGTGAAGACGGTATTTGAGGCGATCGAGAACCCTATTCGGGATACCCCCGATGTCAACGATATCCGCCGCCAGTCCGGCCTTTCTGTAACCACGGCGACTGTCGAGGCGCTCAAGACCCAGCCCAAGGCGCTTCAGGAGAAGGCACAGGAGGTCGCCGGCCGGCTCGTGACGCGGACGATGGAGGGGTCCCTGCGCGATGACACCAACGATCTGCTGATCGCCCGCCGGAGCCTGGTGGCTGATCCGATCTTGCTCGACCTGCCCGAGAACCTGCGCGCGCCCGTTGCGGCGATCTGTAGCGAGGCCCTCACCAACAACAAGCACTACGATGCCCGCGCTACCCAGCAGGCCCGCGATGAAGCGGAGTCGTCGGTGCAGCGCCAGATGCGGCGGATCGCGGCGGGAGAGCAGGTCCTGCGCCCGGGCGAGCGGGTGACCCAGGCCCATCTCGATGCCCTCACGGCCCTGGGACTGCGCAATGCCTCGCTGGACACGACCGCCGTCTTGGTCATCGTGCTCATGGTGGGCCTGATTGTCGGCTTTGTGACCATCTACCTGCGGCTCTTTCACCCCGACCTCTACAACGACACGCCGCGCCTGTTTCTGCTCTCCATCTTGGCCATTGTCTCCGTGATGGGGATCAAGCTGGGCTCTAGCCTGCTCGGGCTCCCGTTCACGGGGATCAACCTCTCGTACCTGGGAATGATGTGTGTCGCCTCCGCCGGGATGGTGATCGGCCTGCTCTTGTCGCCGTCGGTGGCGACCCTGATCGTCGCGCTGCTAGCGGTGACATCGGGCGTGGTGCTCAACAACGAGCTCCGCTTCACGCTGTTTACTCTGGGCTCGTCGCTGGCCGGAATTGTCTCCGTCGCCTCGATGCGCAACCGCAGCGATGTCTTCCGCGCGGGGCTGGCGGTGTGCGGAGCCAATGCGATCCTGAGCCTGCTGGTCTCCCAGATCGAACACGATCTGCCGCGGGAGATGCTGGCGGGTGCGCTCATGGGAATCGGCTCGGGGCTGGTGGCGCTTGCGCTCTTCTATCTGGGGGTCTGGTGCCTGGAGCGCCCCTTTGGGATCACAACCCACCTGCGCCTGCTGGAGCTCTCCGACCCGGCAACCCCGATCCTCCAGGACTTCCGCCTCGCCGTGCCGGGCACCTACGCCCACTCGCTGATGGTGGGTAACCTCGCGCACGTGGCGGCGGAGGCGATCGGTGCCGATGCGATGCTCGTCCGTGTTGCCGCCTACTACCACGACCTAGGCAAGATGAACCGCCCGGAGTTCTTTATCGAGAACCAGGCCAACGCTGAGAATGTCCACGATAGCATCAGCCCGTCGCTCTCGGCGCTGGTGCTGGTCAACCATGTCAAGGACGGCCTCGAGATCGCGGAGCGGGTGGGGCTTCCTCCCAAGGTGCGGGAGGTGATCTCGCAGCACCATGGGACCACCCTGATGAAGTACTTCTACCACCAGGCGACCGGCGGTGTCCCCGACCCCACCCTGGAGTCCCAGTTCCGCTACCCCGGCCCCAAACCACAGAGCAAGGAGGCCGCGATTCTCATGCTCGCCGATGGGGTTGAGGCGGCATCGCGGGTGCTGAGCAAGCCCACCCCCCAGCGGGTCAATGAGTTCGTGGCGCGGATGATCGAGGACAAGCGGGTCGATGGGCAGCTCGACGAGTGTCCGCTGACCCTTCGGGACCTGAAGATGATCCAGGAGGTCTTCACCCGCACTCTCTGCGCGACCCTGCACGCCCGCATTGAGTACCCCAAAGACCCCAAAACCGCTCGCGAGCATAAAGAGCAGCGTGAGCAAAAAGAGCCAAAAGAGAGCCATGATCCTAGCGGAGATTCTCGTCCAGAACCAGCACCCGAACCCGACCCTGCCGTGGGAGCGGGCCGCCGCCGCCGCGCAAAGACTCCTCTCGGAATGCCTTAG
- the ybeY gene encoding rRNA maturation RNase YbeY, with amino-acid sequence MILAEILVQNQHPNPTLPWERAAAAAQRLLSECLSSPPRPTGEPFEVSVVIVTDDAIHQLNRQWRGKDKPTDVLSWPQSEADEPLSAYLGDVVISRDTAERQATARGWALEDELALLLVHGILHLLGHEDDTEEGSEQMKVIEREILGKPLDPL; translated from the coding sequence ATGATCCTAGCGGAGATTCTCGTCCAGAACCAGCACCCGAACCCGACCCTGCCGTGGGAGCGGGCCGCCGCCGCCGCGCAAAGACTCCTCTCGGAATGCCTTAGTAGCCCCCCCCGTCCCACGGGGGAGCCTTTCGAGGTCAGTGTGGTGATCGTCACCGACGACGCCATCCACCAGCTCAACCGTCAGTGGCGCGGTAAAGACAAGCCCACCGATGTCCTCTCCTGGCCCCAGTCCGAGGCCGACGAGCCCCTGAGCGCCTACCTTGGGGATGTGGTGATCTCCCGCGACACCGCGGAGCGTCAAGCCACCGCCCGCGGCTGGGCACTGGAAGATGAGCTCGCGCTCTTGCTGGTCCACGGCATTCTCCACCTCCTCGGCCACGAAGACGATACCGAAGAGGGCTCGGAGCAGATGAAGGTTATCGAGCGAGAGATCCTCGGAAAACCCCTAGACCCACTCTAA